The Polymorphobacter megasporae genome window below encodes:
- a CDS encoding DUF2460 domain-containing protein, which yields MRHWLATPADQQRRDWLKRFDARFWTVDFPRPMMAAATTPAPRSIRVDLNFLRSNDLAGLIWESADRFDHPLLSYATDRDYRGLVLSFRWQSSGVMPLDAVNGPVLTIEGRDAAGNFRGWYVRLWNYAVGTPTDAVITLDFDALSGGFLLPGEADPVFTGDIDRLFVSLVPAGFTGIEAPLTVAVDAAVTLSDIACDGPNSTIAIGDTVVPQHRLRMATGYDDSYNVTPERLLRGIVATGYTTWLNHYVGMSHFFQVAWDPATARYEVDPSRPLCAPAAAWHRDFAERAAAAGLTLIVSQSFELLDQNAPAAWKQRDAAGAPALTGYTPPSTLLSPCSAPAMAWLQAVARAFVALAVAAGHAPHFQIGEPWWWVGPDHRPCFYDAATTAAYHSEGGAPPPLVLDARGTFDAPNRAFADWLGVKLGAATMVLRDAVRGIAPTVTTYLLFYAPQVVRSASPELVRADLPAAWAYPAFDVLQLEDYEFVTSGNFAAQAAARAVVASRLGYPPAVQHYFAGFVARIEDRGQWPAIAEAAAAAQDRGVAEVFVWAWPEVARDGFVAFDIMGDEAVAAFDDVCFPLAIGLHASGGPEFSTQISTSSSGYEQRNSSWAEARLHYDAGVGVRSEADLRLLLAFFRARRGQASGFRFTDPLDHSSGDGDTITALDQPIGIGDGVATRFVLTKRYGTADDPHDRRITRPVAGSVVVAVAGAAVTGWQLAEGGFVDLAAPPPAGAIVTAGFAFDVPVRFADDRLDVSPGGWRSGDAASVPLIEIREA from the coding sequence ATGCGCCACTGGCTCGCCACCCCCGCCGACCAGCAGCGCCGCGACTGGCTCAAGCGCTTCGACGCGCGCTTCTGGACGGTCGATTTCCCGCGTCCGATGATGGCCGCCGCGACGACCCCCGCGCCGCGATCGATCCGGGTCGACCTCAATTTCCTGCGGAGCAACGACCTCGCCGGGCTGATCTGGGAGTCGGCCGATCGCTTCGATCACCCGCTGCTGAGCTATGCCACCGACCGCGACTATCGCGGGCTGGTGCTCAGCTTCCGCTGGCAGTCGAGCGGGGTCATGCCGCTCGACGCGGTCAACGGCCCGGTGCTGACGATCGAGGGGCGCGACGCGGCGGGCAACTTCCGCGGCTGGTACGTGCGACTGTGGAATTACGCCGTGGGGACGCCGACCGACGCGGTGATCACGCTCGACTTCGACGCGCTGAGCGGCGGGTTCCTGCTGCCGGGCGAGGCCGATCCGGTGTTCACCGGCGACATCGACCGGCTGTTCGTCTCGCTCGTACCCGCCGGCTTCACCGGCATCGAAGCGCCGCTGACGGTCGCGGTCGATGCAGCCGTGACGCTGTCTGACATCGCCTGCGATGGGCCCAACTCGACGATTGCGATCGGTGACACCGTAGTACCCCAGCACCGGTTGCGGATGGCGACGGGCTATGACGACAGCTATAACGTGACCCCCGAGCGGCTGCTTCGCGGCATCGTCGCGACCGGTTATACGACGTGGCTCAACCATTATGTCGGGATGAGCCACTTCTTCCAGGTGGCGTGGGATCCGGCGACGGCGCGCTACGAGGTCGATCCATCGCGGCCGTTGTGCGCCCCGGCAGCGGCGTGGCACCGCGACTTCGCCGAGCGGGCCGCAGCGGCGGGGTTGACGCTGATCGTGTCGCAGTCGTTCGAGCTGCTCGACCAGAACGCGCCCGCGGCGTGGAAGCAGCGCGACGCGGCGGGGGCTCCGGCGCTGACCGGCTACACCCCGCCGTCGACGCTGCTGTCACCGTGTAGTGCGCCCGCAATGGCGTGGCTGCAGGCGGTCGCGCGGGCGTTCGTCGCGCTCGCGGTCGCCGCCGGTCACGCGCCGCACTTCCAGATCGGCGAGCCGTGGTGGTGGGTCGGGCCCGACCACCGCCCGTGCTTCTACGACGCGGCGACGACTGCGGCGTATCACAGCGAGGGCGGGGCACCACCGCCGCTGGTGCTCGATGCGCGCGGGACGTTCGATGCGCCGAACCGCGCCTTCGCCGATTGGCTCGGCGTAAAGCTCGGCGCGGCGACGATGGTGCTGCGCGACGCGGTACGCGGGATCGCTCCCACCGTGACGACATACCTGTTGTTCTACGCTCCGCAGGTGGTTCGCTCAGCCTCGCCAGAACTGGTCCGCGCCGACCTGCCCGCGGCATGGGCGTACCCCGCATTCGATGTCCTCCAGCTCGAGGATTACGAGTTCGTCACGAGCGGCAACTTCGCCGCGCAGGCGGCGGCGCGCGCGGTGGTCGCGAGCCGCCTCGGCTACCCGCCCGCCGTCCAGCATTATTTCGCCGGCTTCGTCGCGCGAATCGAGGATCGCGGGCAATGGCCGGCGATCGCCGAGGCCGCCGCCGCCGCGCAGGATCGCGGCGTCGCCGAGGTCTTCGTCTGGGCATGGCCCGAAGTGGCACGCGACGGCTTCGTCGCATTCGACATCATGGGAGACGAGGCCGTGGCCGCATTCGACGACGTCTGCTTTCCGCTCGCGATCGGCCTGCACGCGAGCGGCGGCCCCGAATTCTCGACGCAGATCTCGACGTCGAGCTCGGGGTATGAACAGCGTAACAGCAGCTGGGCCGAGGCGCGGCTCCACTACGACGCCGGGGTCGGGGTCCGCTCCGAAGCCGACCTGCGGCTGCTTCTCGCGTTCTTCCGCGCGCGGCGCGGGCAGGCGAGCGGCTTCCGCTTCACCGATCCGCTCGACCATTCTTCGGGCGACGGCGACACGATTACCGCGCTCGACCAGCCGATCGGCATCGGTGACGGGGTGGCGACGCGCTTTGTCCTGACCAAGCGCTACGGCACCGCCGACGATCCGCACGACCGCCGGATCACGCGCCCGGTCGCGGGCAGCGTCGTCGTCGCGGTCGCCGGGGCCGCCGTCACCGGCTGGCAGCTGGCCGAAGGCGGCTTCGTCGATCTCGCCGCGCCTCCGCCCGCCGGGGCGATCGTCACCGCGGGCTTCGCCTTCGACGTGCCCGTGCGTTTCGCCGACGACCGGCTCGACGTCTCGCCCGGTGGCTGGCGGTCGGGCGACGCCGCGTCGGTCCCGCTCATCGAAATCCGCGAGGCTTAG
- a CDS encoding tail tape measure protein, with protein sequence MDQQLDSLVIGIRADTSGFARDVAGIKDQLDGPLASGADHAGKAIESALAKAVKTGSLGFDDLRKVALSTLAEIAASAIKTDLTGLFGGGSSSGGGGILSSLASAAGSLFGGAPGRATGGPVTGGSAYLVGERGPELFVPTAAGRIATGGGQGGAVSITVNVATPRDAAPAMMQRTGAQVARAVRQALDRADG encoded by the coding sequence ATGGACCAACAGCTCGATAGCCTCGTGATCGGCATCCGCGCCGACACCAGCGGCTTCGCCCGCGACGTCGCCGGCATCAAGGACCAGCTCGACGGGCCGCTCGCGAGCGGTGCCGACCACGCCGGCAAGGCGATCGAAAGCGCGCTGGCGAAGGCGGTCAAGACCGGCAGCCTCGGCTTCGACGACCTCCGCAAGGTCGCGCTGTCGACCCTCGCCGAGATCGCCGCGAGCGCGATCAAGACCGACCTCACCGGACTGTTCGGCGGCGGTTCGTCGAGTGGCGGCGGCGGGATCCTTTCCTCGCTCGCCAGCGCGGCGGGGTCGCTGTTCGGCGGAGCCCCCGGGCGCGCGACCGGCGGCCCGGTTACCGGCGGAAGCGCGTATCTCGTCGGCGAGCGCGGCCCCGAATTGTTCGTCCCCACCGCCGCCGGGCGCATCGCGACGGGGGGCGGGCAGGGCGGCGCGGTCAGCATCACCGTCAATGTTGCTACCCCCCGCGACGCCGCGCCCGCTATGATGCAGCGGACCGGGGCGCAGGTCGCGCGCGCGGTCCGCCAAGCGCTCGATCGGGCTGACGGATGA